Sequence from the Alphaproteobacteria bacterium genome:
ACGTAGCGGTCGCGTGGTGGAGTTTCATGACCCCGATATCGAGGCCCTGCAGCAAGGCATCGCCCGACGTCTTGGGTTCCGGCTGATGGGCCACCGGATGGAGCTCTATGGCGTGCCCCTCGAAGACGAAGACGGCGGCGGCAACCACCAGCGGGACGACAATGGCGACAAGGATTGAGAGCCCATCGGCTGCCTTCAACTTGACAGACATCCGGCAAGTGCTAGTGTTTTCAAATAGATCCGAGCCTTGCGACGGCGGCGCGCCGGATGGCGGCCCGCGCCCAGGCAAGGGCTGAGAGCGCCTTTGGCCAAGAAGCTGTTCGTCAAAACCTACGGCTGTCAGATGAACGCCTACGATTCCGCGCGCATGGCGGATCTCATGGCGCCCCAGGGTTATACTCTGGCGGCCGCGGCCGAAGAGGCCGACATGGTCATCCTCAACACTTGCCACATCCGCGAGAAGGCGGCGGAAAAGGTTTATTCGGAACTGGGCCGGCTGCGTGCCCTCAAGCGAACCCGGCGGGCCCGGGGGGGCGATCTGGTCATTGCCGTGGCCGGTTGCGTGGCCCAGGCCGAGGGCGAGGAAGTGCGCCGGCGCGCCCCCTGGGTCGATCTGGTGGTCGGTCCGCAGGCCTTCCACCGCCTGCCCGAGTTGGTGGCCGGAGCGGCCAGCGGCGGCGCCAGCGCCATAGCCACCGACTTCCCGGGGGCTGCCAAGTTCGACCACCTGCCCGCGGAAGCCACGGGCCGCGGTCCCAGCGCCTTCCTCACGGTGCAAGAGGGCTGCGACAAGTTCTGCACTTTCTGCGTCGTGCCCTACACCCGAGGCGCCGAATATTCGCGCCCGGTGGCCGAGGTGACAACCGAGGCCGCGCGCCTGCTGGCCGGCGGCAGCCGCGAGATCACGCTCTTGGGCCAGAACGTCAACGCCTACCACGGTAGCGGCCCGGCTGGGCGGCCCTGGGGTCTGGCCCGCCTGATCCGCGGGCTGGCCGACCTCGAGGGCCTGACGCGGCTGCGCTACACCACCTCGCACCCGCTCGACATGGACGCCGAGCTGATCGCCGCCCATGCCGAAGTGCCGGCTCTCGCGCCATACCTCCATCTGCCGGTGCAGTCGGGCTCCGACGCCGTGCTGGCCGCCATGGGCCGCAAGCACCGGGCCGGAGACTACCTGCGCCTGGTCGAACGGCTGCGCGCGGCGCGTCCCGATCTGGCGCTTTCCGGCGACTTCATCGTCGGCTTTCCCGGCGAAAGTGACGCCGATTTCGCCGCCACCTTGGCCCTGGTCCGCGAAGTGGGCTACGCCAGCGCCTATTCCTTCAAATACAGCGCTCGGCCGGGCACCCCGGCGGCAGAGCTGCCGGGACAGTTGCCCGAGGCCCTCAAGGCGGCCCGCCTGGCCGAGCTGCAAAGCCTGCTCGAGGCCCAGCAACTGGCCTTCAATCGTGCCTGCGAGGGGCGCCGGCTCGAGGTGCTGCTGGAGCGTCCGGGGCGCCAGCCCGGCCAGCTCGTGGGGCGCAGCCCCTATATGCAAGCCGTGCACTTGCAGGCGCCCCCCGAGCTGACGGGCCAAGTCGTCAATGTCACCATCGAGCGCGGCCTGGCCAACAGCCTGGCGGCCCGCCTGACTGAAGAGCCGGA
This genomic interval carries:
- the miaB gene encoding tRNA (N6-isopentenyl adenosine(37)-C2)-methylthiotransferase MiaB codes for the protein MAKKLFVKTYGCQMNAYDSARMADLMAPQGYTLAAAAEEADMVILNTCHIREKAAEKVYSELGRLRALKRTRRARGGDLVIAVAGCVAQAEGEEVRRRAPWVDLVVGPQAFHRLPELVAGAASGGASAIATDFPGAAKFDHLPAEATGRGPSAFLTVQEGCDKFCTFCVVPYTRGAEYSRPVAEVTTEAARLLAGGSREITLLGQNVNAYHGSGPAGRPWGLARLIRGLADLEGLTRLRYTTSHPLDMDAELIAAHAEVPALAPYLHLPVQSGSDAVLAAMGRKHRAGDYLRLVERLRAARPDLALSGDFIVGFPGESDADFAATLALVREVGYASAYSFKYSARPGTPAAELPGQLPEALKAARLAELQSLLEAQQLAFNRACEGRRLEVLLERPGRQPGQLVGRSPYMQAVHLQAPPELTGQVVNVTIERGLANSLAARLTEEPDELGADAA